One segment of Rhodospirillales bacterium DNA contains the following:
- the tsaD gene encoding tRNA (adenosine(37)-N6)-threonylcarbamoyltransferase complex transferase subunit TsaD produces MIVLGLETSCDETAAAVVAEDKRVLADEILSQEAEHRPFGGIVPEVAARAHLDHLDRLITRALERARTPWKSLAAVAATGGPGLIGGVMVGVITAKAIASVRRIPFIAVNHLEGHALSARLIADVAFPYLLLLVSGGHCQLLIVEGVGRYVRLGTTVDDAAGEAFDKAAKLLGLGYPGGPAIERAAATGDPGRFDLPRPLIGKPGCDFSFSGLKAALARRVRELGALDPETVRDLAAAFQDRVARHLAERTRNAIAEFRTRHPSGDHLVVAGGVAANAEIRARLQRLADEHGLRLIAPPARLCTDNAAMIAWAGIERFKLGFVDPLDFAARPRWPLDPRAPKAPGAGVKA; encoded by the coding sequence ATGATCGTTCTCGGCCTCGAAACGAGTTGCGACGAAACGGCCGCCGCGGTGGTCGCCGAGGATAAGCGCGTGCTCGCCGACGAAATTCTTTCCCAGGAGGCCGAGCACCGCCCGTTCGGCGGCATCGTGCCGGAGGTCGCGGCGCGCGCCCATCTCGACCATCTTGACCGCTTGATTACCCGCGCGCTCGAACGCGCGCGCACGCCGTGGAAATCGCTCGCCGCCGTCGCCGCGACCGGCGGGCCGGGCCTGATCGGCGGCGTCATGGTCGGCGTCATCACCGCCAAGGCCATCGCCAGCGTGCGCCGGATTCCGTTCATCGCCGTCAATCACCTCGAGGGGCATGCCCTGAGCGCGCGCCTGATCGCCGACGTCGCGTTTCCCTATCTCCTCCTCCTGGTGTCGGGCGGCCATTGCCAGCTTCTGATCGTCGAGGGGGTCGGGCGCTACGTCCGGCTCGGCACCACCGTCGACGACGCGGCGGGCGAGGCGTTCGACAAGGCGGCGAAACTTTTGGGGCTCGGCTATCCCGGCGGGCCGGCGATCGAGCGTGCGGCGGCGACCGGCGATCCCGGGCGATTCGACCTGCCTCGGCCGCTGATCGGGAAACCGGGCTGCGATTTTTCCTTTTCCGGGCTCAAGGCGGCGCTCGCGCGGCGGGTGCGCGAGCTGGGCGCCCTCGATCCCGAAACCGTGCGCGACCTCGCCGCCGCGTTCCAGGATCGCGTCGCCCGGCACCTCGCCGAGCGCACGCGCAACGCCATCGCCGAGTTCCGCACCCGCCATCCGTCGGGCGATCATTTGGTGGTCGCGGGCGGCGTCGCCGCCAACGCCGAAATCCGCGCCCGCCTTCAACGCCTCGCCGACGAACACGGCCTTCGCCTGATCGCGCCGCCCGCAAGGCTCTGCACCGACAACGCCGCCATGATCGCCTGGGCGGGGATCGAGCGTTTCAAGCTCGGCTTCGTCGATCCGCTCGATTTCGCCGCGCGGCCGCGCTGGCCGCTCGATCCTCGCGCGCCCAAGGCGCCGGGCGCGGGCGTGAAAGCGTGA
- a CDS encoding NAD(P)-dependent glycerol-3-phosphate dehydrogenase, translating to MGERVFQRIGIVGAGAWGTALALVARRAGRDAAIWALEPEVADDINARHANPLYLPGVELDPNIVATTDPAEVARADAILLVTPAQHTRGLARRLAPHWRDGTPALICAKGIEQESGKLLSEVVAEELPGAAIAVLSGPTFASEVARNLPTAVTLAARDAKLADALARALGTSRFRAYTATDVVGAEIGGAVKNVIAIACGIVEGRKLGDNARAALITRGLAEIIRLARAKGGDARTLMGLSGLGDLTLTCNAAQSRNFSLGLALGRDRPLAMILAERTTVAEGVFSASSVMALARRLGIEMPICAAVDAVLNHGADLDSAIAGLLARPVGTE from the coding sequence ATGGGGGAACGGGTCTTTCAGCGCATCGGCATCGTCGGCGCGGGCGCGTGGGGCACCGCGCTCGCGCTGGTCGCGCGGCGCGCGGGCCGCGACGCCGCCATCTGGGCGCTCGAGCCCGAAGTCGCCGACGACATCAATGCCCGCCACGCCAATCCGCTTTATCTCCCCGGCGTCGAGCTCGACCCGAACATCGTCGCCACCACCGACCCGGCCGAGGTCGCCCGCGCGGACGCGATCCTGCTGGTAACCCCGGCGCAGCACACGCGCGGCCTCGCCCGCCGTCTTGCGCCCCATTGGCGCGACGGAACGCCGGCCCTGATCTGCGCCAAGGGCATCGAGCAGGAGAGCGGCAAGCTGTTGAGCGAGGTGGTGGCCGAGGAGCTTCCCGGCGCGGCGATCGCGGTGCTGTCCGGCCCGACGTTCGCGTCCGAGGTGGCGCGCAACCTGCCGACCGCCGTCACGCTCGCGGCGCGCGACGCAAAACTCGCGGACGCGCTCGCCCGCGCGCTCGGGACGTCGCGATTCCGCGCCTATACCGCGACCGATGTCGTCGGCGCCGAAATCGGCGGCGCGGTCAAGAACGTCATCGCCATCGCCTGCGGCATCGTCGAGGGCCGGAAACTGGGCGACAACGCGCGCGCGGCGCTCATCACCCGGGGCCTGGCCGAGATCATCCGCCTCGCCCGCGCCAAGGGGGGCGACGCGCGCACGTTGATGGGGCTTTCGGGCCTCGGCGATCTGACCTTGACCTGCAACGCGGCGCAATCGCGCAATTTCTCCCTCGGGCTCGCGCTCGGCCGCGACCGGCCGCTGGCGATGATACTGGCGGAACGCACCACGGTCGCCGAAGGCGTCTTTTCCGCGTCCTCGGTGATGGCGTTGGCCCGGCGGCTCGGGATCGAGATGCCGATCTGCGCCGCCGTCGACGCGGTGCTCAACCACGGCGCCGACCTCGATTCCGCCATCGCCGGGCTGCTCGCCCGTCCGGTCGGGACGGAATAA